The Lactobacillus sp. ESL0680 genome has a segment encoding these proteins:
- a CDS encoding DNA methyltransferase, with amino-acid sequence MLNQPEITAKVNGLNATFLEPAAGEGVFLVELLKCRIKVAAKQSKTTAQFNENVLVGLSTLYGIEYMADNVKMLVMNMILTFDEGHLKVIDQKFHAKPNKKIKQSAEVIINANMVQGDTLKQINLSGEPIIFSEWKMLPGHVDKVQRVEYTFESIINGGDSNDTVTGYQKNKSEQLDLFALDADNEEQEDEQPTHYVPVKWTDIYKQLVE; translated from the coding sequence ATGCTTAATCAGCCAGAGATTACTGCTAAGGTTAATGGTTTGAATGCAACTTTTTTAGAACCAGCTGCTGGTGAAGGCGTCTTTTTAGTGGAGTTGCTCAAGTGCAGAATAAAAGTCGCAGCAAAGCAAAGTAAAACAACAGCACAATTCAATGAAAATGTGCTTGTGGGATTGTCTACATTGTATGGAATTGAGTACATGGCAGACAACGTAAAGATGTTGGTCATGAATATGATTTTGACTTTTGATGAAGGCCACTTAAAGGTAATTGATCAGAAATTCCATGCTAAGCCGAATAAAAAGATTAAGCAAAGTGCTGAAGTAATCATTAATGCCAATATGGTTCAAGGCGATACTTTAAAGCAAATTAATTTGTCGGGCGAACCAATAATCTTTAGTGAATGGAAAATGTTGCCAGGACATGTAGATAAGGTACAACGGGTTGAGTATACCTTTGAATCAATTATCAACGGTGGTGATTCGAATGATACTGTGACTGGTTATCAAAAGAACAAATCAGAGCAATTAGATTTGTTTGCTTTGGATGCTGATAATGAAGAACAAGAAGATGAACAACCAACGCATTACGTACCTGTAAAGTGGACAGATATTTATAAGCAGTTGGTGGAATGA
- a CDS encoding DUF4435 domain-containing protein: MKIEQVKSSIEGLKSNYDLIKQVKLENGKSLIEENRNLFAKYDKNKNELLATLEDIEKDKNEISDQLGSIFSRNFLEMPLSSRISREYAENFLKTKINQFKQYKYLLLLDSSKNSIIVGANGSGKSSFADFFKKTENSGIIVIPARKYLYCQKEPNYEILKVNKLEIQEDMEEANTKTIYSKKFYNKPEYEFSRIIAAISNEFFNYLKDHEKDDDRNEVYDNNIFHKFQKIYSILFPDISISDPDAISRSFYPVKNGQKYSIDQMSEGEKVAIYYIIKVLLADDDGIIIVDEPDVYLNAAIYNRLWNILEKEKERCRFIYISHRVDFIESRNNVNLIWCKKFIYPDYWDLKQLELGEEEFPNELLLELSGIKKSVIFCEGAKHSDDYKIYSAMFPEYNVVPIGTCKDVIDNTKNYNNKQKFFCGEAYGIIDNDLRTKENRKSLAIKNVFVTDYLEIEMLLCDEDVFKAVIRGEYPSYSDNKLQDKFNEFRDKFVDTMDKNKSEVVDRWRKKLYEQILNNKIYDTKKDMDSNIESLNSELNNLKNKLSLEFEGKLNKILQEKEYSGLLKYCTLQHGMIVDAIGNSVATGDYRNKALSHIISNEELLDNLRKKYFSQFLKVIKN, encoded by the coding sequence ATGAAAATTGAACAGGTAAAATCGAGTATAGAAGGACTAAAAAGTAATTATGATTTAATAAAGCAAGTAAAACTTGAAAATGGAAAAAGCCTAATAGAAGAGAACAGAAATTTATTTGCTAAATATGATAAAAATAAAAATGAGTTGTTAGCAACTTTGGAAGATATTGAAAAAGATAAAAACGAAATTTCTGATCAACTTGGCAGTATATTTAGTCGGAATTTTTTAGAAATGCCCCTTTCATCAAGAATTTCAAGAGAATATGCAGAAAATTTCTTAAAAACTAAAATTAACCAATTTAAGCAATACAAATATTTGTTGTTACTTGATAGCTCAAAAAATTCTATAATAGTTGGCGCTAATGGAAGTGGAAAAAGTAGTTTTGCTGATTTTTTTAAGAAAACTGAAAATTCAGGAATTATAGTTATTCCAGCTAGAAAATATTTATATTGTCAAAAAGAACCTAATTATGAAATCCTTAAGGTTAACAAGTTAGAAATTCAAGAGGATATGGAGGAAGCAAATACAAAAACTATTTATTCCAAAAAATTTTATAATAAGCCAGAGTATGAATTTTCTAGGATAATTGCTGCAATTTCTAATGAATTCTTTAATTATTTGAAAGATCATGAAAAAGATGATGACAGAAATGAAGTATATGATAATAATATTTTTCATAAGTTTCAAAAAATATACAGCATCTTATTTCCTGATATTTCTATTAGTGACCCCGATGCTATAAGCAGAAGTTTTTATCCTGTCAAAAATGGGCAAAAGTATTCAATAGATCAAATGAGTGAAGGCGAAAAAGTAGCAATTTATTATATAATCAAAGTACTATTAGCTGATGATGACGGCATAATAATTGTAGACGAACCTGATGTTTATTTGAATGCTGCTATATATAATCGATTATGGAATATTCTTGAAAAAGAAAAGGAAAGATGTAGATTTATTTATATTTCTCATAGAGTAGATTTTATTGAAAGTAGAAATAATGTTAATCTTATTTGGTGTAAAAAATTTATTTATCCAGATTACTGGGATCTAAAACAGTTAGAATTGGGAGAAGAAGAATTTCCGAATGAACTTTTACTTGAATTATCGGGAATTAAAAAAAGCGTTATTTTTTGTGAAGGTGCTAAGCATAGTGATGATTACAAAATATATTCAGCTATGTTTCCTGAATATAACGTTGTTCCCATTGGAACATGTAAAGATGTGATAGATAATACTAAAAACTATAACAATAAGCAGAAATTCTTTTGTGGTGAAGCATATGGCATTATTGATAATGATTTAAGAACCAAGGAAAATCGAAAAAGTCTAGCTATTAAAAATGTTTTTGTAACAGATTACTTGGAAATAGAGATGCTTTTATGTGATGAAGATGTATTTAAGGCAGTTATACGAGGAGAATATCCAAGTTATTCTGATAACAAATTACAGGATAAATTTAATGAGTTTAGAGATAAGTTTGTTGATACTATGGATAAAAATAAATCTGAAGTCGTTGATAGATGGCGTAAGAAATTATATGAACAAATACTTAATAATAAGATCTATGATACTAAAAAGGATATGGACAGTAATATAGAATCTTTAAATTCAGAATTAAATAATTTGAAAAACAAGCTTTCATTAGAATTTGAAGGTAAATTAAATAAAATTTTACAAGAAAAAGAATATAGTGGTTTATTAAAATATTGTACGTTACAGCATGGTATGATTGTTGATGCAATTGGAAATTCTGTTGCAACTGGAGATTACAGAAATAAGGCGCTGTCACATATTATTTCAAATGAAGAATTGTTGGACAATTTGAGAAAAAAATATTTTTCTCAGTTTTTAAAGGTAATAAAAAATTAA
- a CDS encoding DUF262 domain-containing protein has protein sequence MPVFQRNYEWDEEQCEQLFNDLVLACQNNRDHFIGTIVYVSETGSNLSHLNRIIDGQQRLTTLTLLLKAIANQDEEHRQEIEEEFLFNKYLATNNHLKFKPIEHDIAAFNAVMNNKLAEFSEPSKIIENYRFFEQKLQNSPIKIAELYEAMNHFELVWIELNNDQVENPQEIFESLNSTGKSLSASDLVCNFLLMGLDTDEQQQLYQEYWLKIEMLFSTKTFAEFLRHYLIMQTHTTVKKDRVYTAYKNFFYDKKLNAVNALRELTNFARLYKQLLEADTALPKLNKSLLHINIMDSRVLYPYLLKLLADEEIDSDKIIELVTILENYLFRIKICSRPTNGLNKIVAALCEDDNRLLERELTFLKNTFPSDSELKASLMTTNLYKLRNNIAKLTLVMLEESRTKEVIDFDDAQVEHIMPQHLTTDWRLQVTNADRVNEQYGGGLGNLTLTKYNQEMSNRTFSEKKEFYRDSNINLTREVAQSYSNWDETAITTRAKTLIVELLRIFPEPKIYSEKQTEQILAGEYNLTDEVNITGRKPASLTINGVSYPVTSWRAALVTVLNYLWDEDSSNLTQIKQEPSLQKKLFSSLRSPSVLKNGLQIETNYSARDILAIMAKVAEVSGITDQVSYTIK, from the coding sequence ATTCCTGTTTTTCAGCGAAACTACGAGTGGGACGAAGAGCAATGTGAGCAGCTTTTCAATGATCTTGTACTTGCCTGTCAGAACAATCGTGATCATTTTATTGGTACAATTGTTTACGTTTCTGAGACTGGTTCAAATCTAAGTCATCTTAATCGAATTATTGACGGTCAGCAGCGACTGACCACCTTAACTTTATTGTTAAAGGCAATAGCCAATCAAGATGAAGAGCATCGTCAAGAAATTGAAGAGGAATTTTTATTCAATAAATATTTAGCTACCAATAATCATTTGAAGTTTAAGCCTATTGAGCATGATATTGCTGCTTTTAATGCGGTGATGAATAACAAGCTGGCAGAATTTTCTGAACCATCTAAGATTATTGAAAATTATCGCTTTTTTGAGCAAAAGCTACAGAATAGCCCAATTAAGATTGCTGAATTATATGAAGCAATGAATCATTTTGAACTTGTGTGGATAGAATTAAATAATGACCAAGTTGAAAATCCTCAAGAAATTTTTGAAAGCTTGAATTCAACCGGGAAGTCTTTATCAGCTTCAGATTTAGTTTGCAACTTTTTGTTAATGGGGTTAGATACTGATGAGCAGCAGCAATTGTATCAAGAATATTGGTTAAAGATTGAAATGCTCTTTTCAACAAAAACTTTTGCGGAATTTTTGCGGCATTATTTGATTATGCAGACACATACTACGGTTAAAAAAGATCGAGTTTATACTGCCTACAAAAACTTCTTTTATGATAAAAAGTTAAATGCTGTGAATGCTTTACGTGAGCTAACTAATTTTGCTAGACTTTACAAGCAATTATTAGAAGCAGATACTGCATTACCAAAATTAAATAAAAGTTTATTACACATTAACATTATGGATAGCAGAGTTTTATATCCATATTTATTGAAATTGTTAGCAGATGAAGAAATTGATTCAGATAAAATTATTGAACTTGTGACAATACTTGAAAATTATTTGTTTCGGATTAAAATTTGCAGTCGACCAACAAATGGTCTAAATAAGATTGTGGCTGCACTTTGTGAAGATGATAATCGTTTATTGGAGCGAGAACTAACTTTTTTAAAGAATACTTTTCCAAGTGATAGTGAACTCAAAGCTAGTCTGATGACTACTAATCTATATAAGTTGCGCAATAATATTGCTAAGTTAACTCTGGTAATGTTAGAAGAAAGTCGTACTAAAGAAGTAATTGACTTTGATGATGCACAAGTTGAGCATATTATGCCGCAACATTTAACGACTGACTGGCGGTTACAGGTCACAAATGCGGATCGAGTTAATGAACAATATGGCGGCGGTTTAGGCAATTTAACTTTGACTAAATACAATCAAGAAATGAGTAATCGGACTTTTTCAGAAAAGAAAGAATTTTACCGTGATTCAAACATTAATTTAACTCGTGAAGTTGCGCAAAGTTATTCTAATTGGGATGAAACAGCGATAACTACTAGGGCTAAAACATTAATTGTGGAATTATTACGTATTTTTCCTGAACCGAAGATTTATAGCGAGAAGCAAACTGAGCAGATATTAGCTGGTGAGTATAATCTTACCGATGAAGTCAATATTACTGGTAGAAAACCTGCCTCGCTCACTATTAATGGTGTAAGTTATCCAGTAACATCTTGGCGCGCAGCTTTAGTTACGGTGCTTAATTATCTTTGGGATGAGGATAGTAGTAATTTAACTCAGATCAAGCAAGAACCAAGTTTGCAGAAAAAATTATTTTCAAGTCTACGTAGCCCATCAGTTTTGAAAAATGGCCTGCAAATTGAAACTAATTATTCAGCTCGTGATATTCTTGCTATTATGGCGAAAGTTGCAGAAGTCTCTGGCATTACCGACCAAGTAAGTTATACTATTAAATAG
- a CDS encoding GNAT family N-acetyltransferase translates to MSSFPKWERFPLWQLNLMALHKNVHFQALYDNEKFCGLVYYAVGSQTVYLLYLAVNPDLRGHGYGTQILQHLQAKFPDKQLTLDIEPVTKTAKNYSQRVHRLHFYERNGFHQTSAKLTDADGEFQILTTGKKLNTASVIATLK, encoded by the coding sequence ATATCATCATTTCCCAAGTGGGAACGATTTCCATTGTGGCAGCTTAACTTGATGGCACTGCATAAAAATGTGCATTTTCAAGCACTCTATGACAATGAAAAATTTTGCGGCTTGGTATATTATGCTGTCGGCAGTCAAACTGTTTATCTGCTTTACTTGGCGGTTAATCCTGACTTGCGCGGGCATGGTTATGGCACGCAGATTTTGCAGCATCTTCAAGCTAAGTTTCCAGATAAGCAGTTAACGCTGGACATTGAGCCGGTAACTAAGACTGCTAAGAACTATTCACAGCGTGTCCATCGGCTGCACTTTTATGAGCGGAATGGTTTTCATCAGACGTCAGCCAAACTAACAGACGCTGACGGCGAATTTCAGATTTTAACAACGGGTAAAAAGCTCAACACTGCATCTGTGATTGCAACATTAAAATAG
- a CDS encoding amidohydrolase family protein: MTTLYTNCNLFDAETEEMQNNAWLLVDNEGLVGASGTGSAPEADQTVDLQGQYVIPGLINAHTHIMMDPMDNRTAYLTETEATVNAIKNLKTLLRNGVVAIRDCGAVSDTDVKLMKLMHQGRVEGPEIVPSGRPMSILGGHGDFPEGDDGKEVWGHLTTCAADMRQSVREEFKHGAKNIKVMATGGVMSPTDRVDDTELTAEELNAAVEEAHSKHMTVASHAQGNRGIQLSLEAGVDSIEHGIYVDEQQMDLMIKQGTCLVPTLNACQCIFDAPKGSIPDYMIKKDIEVKDIFFKNIGKAIKKGVRIVVGTDAGTPFNRFDNGTTTEMELLVEAGETPLQALLGATKYAAELIQLSEDYGTLTAGKKASFLVLKDNPLVDIKAVAQEDKQVYQNGKLIK; the protein is encoded by the coding sequence ATGACAACTTTATACACAAACTGCAACTTGTTCGATGCAGAAACTGAAGAAATGCAAAATAATGCCTGGTTATTAGTAGACAATGAAGGGTTAGTCGGAGCTAGCGGCACAGGTTCTGCTCCTGAAGCCGATCAAACAGTGGACTTGCAGGGACAATATGTCATTCCTGGGTTAATTAATGCCCATACTCACATTATGATGGATCCAATGGACAACCGGACAGCTTACTTAACGGAAACTGAAGCGACTGTCAATGCAATTAAAAACTTGAAGACCTTGTTGCGTAACGGTGTTGTGGCTATTCGTGATTGTGGTGCAGTTAGTGACACGGACGTTAAATTAATGAAGTTAATGCACCAAGGCCGAGTTGAAGGACCAGAAATTGTCCCTTCCGGTAGACCAATGAGTATTTTGGGTGGTCATGGGGACTTCCCAGAAGGCGATGATGGTAAGGAAGTTTGGGGTCATTTGACTACTTGTGCCGCTGATATGCGCCAAAGTGTGCGGGAAGAATTCAAGCATGGTGCTAAGAACATTAAGGTCATGGCTACTGGTGGTGTTATGTCGCCAACTGATCGTGTCGATGACACTGAATTAACAGCTGAGGAATTGAACGCGGCAGTTGAGGAAGCTCACTCCAAGCACATGACGGTAGCTTCACATGCCCAAGGCAACCGCGGCATCCAATTGTCACTTGAAGCTGGTGTTGACTCGATTGAACACGGGATCTACGTTGATGAACAACAGATGGATTTGATGATTAAGCAGGGTACCTGCCTAGTACCAACCTTGAATGCCTGCCAATGTATCTTTGATGCGCCAAAGGGTTCAATTCCTGATTACATGATTAAAAAGGATATTGAAGTTAAGGATATTTTCTTTAAGAATATTGGCAAAGCCATCAAGAAGGGCGTCAGAATTGTTGTCGGTACTGATGCTGGGACGCCATTTAACCGTTTTGACAATGGGACAACTACAGAAATGGAATTGCTGGTTGAGGCTGGTGAAACGCCATTGCAAGCCTTGCTTGGTGCAACTAAGTACGCTGCAGAATTAATCCAACTTAGTGAGGATTATGGTACTTTGACTGCCGGCAAGAAGGCTAGCTTCCTTGTTTTGAAGGATAATCCGCTGGTTGACATTAAGGCAGTTGCTCAAGAAGATAAGCAAGTTTACCAGAATGGTAAATTAATAAAATAG
- a CDS encoding amidohydrolase family protein encodes MTKTAYTNMNLYDGEQEKVTTDSYLVVDDETGKITEIGTGAPPAADKTVDLAGKYVMPGLINCHDHMVMDPDDPTGGTATDVVRTTVNSVKNLHTMLKSGVTYVRECGSTYDVDITIAHMIDEGKITKVPEVMPSGRPYSMTGGHGDMPNFGHLVDSPDEMRKAVRQGLKKGAKSIKVMATGGVMTKNDFMTDPQLSVAEIHAAVEEAHHKGLIVAAHAEGNPGIMNAIKAGVDSIEHGFYVNDEEIDLMLKQGTYLTPTVIADWAFPTYAEGKVPDWEIKKASDALSDLRKNITHAKDRGVKITLGTDAGTPFNDFSMTPVELQLLAEQGFTNYEALRTSVHSAQLMKIDDEYGTLAEGKYADFLVLDGNPLEDIKAVAQEDKVVYKKGQRAY; translated from the coding sequence ATGACTAAAACCGCATATACTAACATGAACCTTTATGATGGTGAACAAGAAAAAGTTACCACCGATAGTTATTTGGTTGTCGATGATGAAACTGGCAAGATTACAGAAATAGGGACAGGAGCTCCTCCTGCTGCCGACAAGACAGTTGACCTAGCTGGCAAATACGTCATGCCAGGATTGATTAACTGCCATGACCATATGGTGATGGATCCAGATGATCCAACCGGTGGTACGGCAACCGATGTTGTCCGGACGACTGTTAATTCTGTCAAAAACCTGCACACGATGCTTAAATCCGGTGTTACTTACGTTCGTGAATGTGGTTCAACTTATGATGTCGATATTACAATCGCTCACATGATTGATGAAGGTAAAATTACCAAGGTACCAGAAGTTATGCCTTCTGGTCGTCCATATTCAATGACTGGCGGTCACGGTGACATGCCAAACTTTGGTCATTTGGTTGATTCACCAGATGAAATGCGTAAGGCAGTTCGTCAAGGCTTGAAGAAGGGTGCTAAGTCAATTAAAGTCATGGCCACTGGTGGTGTTATGACCAAGAACGACTTTATGACTGACCCACAATTGAGTGTCGCTGAAATTCACGCTGCAGTTGAAGAAGCTCACCACAAGGGCTTGATTGTTGCGGCCCATGCCGAAGGTAATCCTGGAATTATGAATGCAATTAAGGCTGGCGTTGATTCAATCGAACACGGCTTTTACGTTAATGATGAAGAAATTGACCTGATGCTCAAGCAAGGTACCTACTTGACACCAACAGTTATTGCAGACTGGGCCTTTCCAACTTACGCTGAAGGCAAGGTTCCTGATTGGGAAATCAAGAAGGCCAGCGATGCACTTAGCGATTTGCGTAAGAATATTACTCATGCTAAAGATCGCGGTGTTAAGATTACTTTGGGTACTGATGCCGGAACGCCATTTAATGACTTTTCAATGACGCCAGTTGAATTGCAACTGTTGGCAGAGCAAGGCTTCACTAACTATGAAGCCTTGAGAACTAGTGTCCATTCTGCACAATTGATGAAGATTGATGATGAATATGGCACTTTGGCAGAGGGCAAGTACGCTGACTTCTTGGTACTTGATGGCAATCCACTGGAGGATATTAAGGCCGTTGCCCAAGAAGACAAGGTCGTTTACAAGAAGGGCCAACGTGCATATTAA
- a CDS encoding amidohydrolase family protein — protein MSKTIFTNINLFNGKDNEIKEDSYLLVDDKTGKLVQVGSGELPQADKIVDLGGKYVMPGLMNCHTHIFMDPTTPDGGSSAGVVPSTVRAVQHLHDLLKSGVTYIRECGSTYNIDIELDKLIKAGKLSKVPEIMPAGHPFSMTGGHGDMPNFGRLVDSPDEMRKAVRQGIKEGAKAIKIMATGGVMTESDALDQPQLSEAEMHVAVEEAHHKGLIVAAHAEGNPGILNAIKAGVDSIEHGFYVNDEEIELMLEKGTYLTPTIVGAWAFIEYAPGKIPDWEMAKISAAWKDLRGNITKAKNAGVKITLGTDAGTPFNDFTMTPQELPLLVEQGFTNFEALQTSLNDAKLMKIDNEYGTLEADKYADFLVLDKNPLADITAVVQEDKAVYKKGQRAY, from the coding sequence ATGAGTAAGACGATTTTTACCAATATTAATTTATTTAATGGCAAGGATAATGAAATTAAAGAAGATAGTTACTTGTTGGTCGATGACAAAACAGGCAAACTTGTCCAAGTTGGTTCTGGTGAGCTGCCACAAGCTGATAAGATTGTTGATCTGGGCGGTAAGTATGTGATGCCGGGATTAATGAATTGTCATACACATATTTTTATGGATCCGACAACTCCCGATGGCGGCTCGAGTGCTGGTGTCGTTCCCTCAACTGTCCGTGCCGTCCAGCATTTACATGACCTGTTAAAGTCCGGTGTTACTTATATTCGTGAATGCGGCAGCACTTATAATATTGATATTGAATTAGATAAATTGATTAAGGCAGGCAAGTTGAGCAAGGTACCTGAAATTATGCCTGCAGGCCATCCTTTTTCAATGACTGGTGGCCATGGTGATATGCCAAACTTTGGTCGTTTGGTTGATTCGCCTGATGAAATGCGCAAGGCCGTTCGTCAGGGAATTAAAGAAGGGGCAAAAGCAATTAAGATCATGGCAACTGGTGGTGTCATGACCGAAAGTGATGCACTAGATCAGCCGCAATTAAGTGAAGCTGAAATGCACGTGGCAGTTGAGGAAGCTCACCACAAGGGCTTGATTGTTGCGGCACATGCTGAGGGTAATCCGGGAATTTTGAACGCGATTAAGGCCGGCGTCGATTCAATTGAACATGGTTTTTATGTTAATGATGAAGAAATTGAATTGATGCTTGAAAAGGGAACATACTTAACGCCAACAATTGTTGGTGCGTGGGCCTTTATTGAATATGCTCCAGGTAAGATTCCTGACTGGGAAATGGCTAAAATTTCTGCCGCTTGGAAAGACTTGCGGGGTAATATTACTAAAGCCAAAAATGCTGGTGTTAAGATTACTTTGGGTACTGATGCCGGCACGCCGTTCAATGATTTCACAATGACGCCGCAAGAATTGCCGCTGTTAGTTGAGCAAGGGTTCACTAATTTTGAGGCTCTGCAAACAAGTCTCAATGATGCCAAGTTGATGAAGATTGATAATGAATACGGCACGTTAGAAGCTGACAAGTATGCGGACTTCTTGGTTTTAGATAAAAACCCGTTGGCTGATATTACTGCAGTTGTTCAAGAAGATAAGGCTGTCTACAAGAAGGGTCAACGCGCATATTAA
- a CDS encoding amidohydrolase family protein — MKVLYQNLNLFDGEQDSIQANSWLEVDEQTGKIVALGSGDAPQADKVVDLQGKYVMPGLINCHDHMVMDPTDPRGVTDFNVVETTVDSVKHLHEMLKSGVTYVRECGSTFDIDLTIAQMINEGKITDVPEVMPSGRPYSMTGGHGDIPNFGYVVDSPDEMRKAVRQGLKRGAKVIKVMTTGGIMTERDFMDDPQLSVAEIKAAVDEAHHKGITVAAHAEGIAGIMNAIEAGVDSIEHGFYVNDEAIDLMLEKGTYLTPTIIAAWAFPEYAAGIAPDWEMNKAKKALADLRQNIAHAKDRGVKITLGTDAGTTFNDFSKTPVELQLLVDDGFSTFEALQTSVNSAKLMQIDDEYGTLAAGKYADFLVLDNDPLADIKAVAQEDKAVYKKGHRAY, encoded by the coding sequence ATGAAGGTTCTATATCAAAATTTAAATTTATTCGATGGTGAGCAAGATAGTATCCAAGCAAATTCTTGGCTGGAAGTTGATGAGCAAACTGGTAAAATTGTGGCTCTAGGCAGCGGCGACGCACCGCAAGCTGATAAAGTAGTCGACTTGCAGGGTAAGTATGTGATGCCGGGGCTGATTAATTGTCACGACCATATGGTGATGGATCCAACTGACCCACGCGGGGTAACTGACTTTAACGTTGTGGAGACGACAGTTGATTCTGTTAAGCATTTACATGAAATGCTCAAGTCCGGCGTTACATATGTGCGTGAATGTGGTTCAACTTTTGACATTGATTTAACAATTGCACAAATGATTAATGAAGGCAAAATTACGGATGTGCCTGAAGTAATGCCATCAGGACGCCCATATTCAATGACTGGTGGTCACGGGGATATTCCTAATTTTGGCTATGTTGTTGATTCACCAGATGAAATGCGCAAGGCAGTTCGTCAAGGCTTAAAGCGCGGCGCCAAGGTAATCAAGGTGATGACCACTGGTGGGATTATGACCGAGCGTGACTTCATGGATGATCCCCAACTTAGTGTTGCTGAAATTAAGGCAGCAGTTGATGAAGCGCACCATAAAGGGATCACGGTTGCGGCTCATGCGGAAGGAATTGCCGGTATTATGAACGCAATTGAAGCTGGTGTTGATTCAATTGAACACGGCTTTTACGTTAATGATGAAGCCATTGATTTGATGCTAGAAAAAGGAACCTACCTAACACCAACAATTATTGCGGCATGGGCATTTCCTGAGTATGCAGCTGGGATTGCACCAGACTGGGAAATGAACAAGGCTAAGAAGGCTTTGGCTGATTTACGCCAAAATATCGCTCATGCTAAGGACCGCGGTGTCAAAATCACATTGGGAACAGACGCCGGAACCACCTTTAACGATTTTTCGAAGACTCCTGTCGAATTGCAATTATTGGTTGACGATGGTTTTAGTACTTTTGAAGCCTTACAAACCAGTGTTAATTCCGCTAAGTTGATGCAAATTGATGATGAATACGGCACGTTAGCAGCTGGCAAATACGCTGACTTCTTGGTTTTGGATAACGATCCGTTAGCTGATATTAAAGCAGTTGCCCAAGAAGATAAGGCTGTTTATAAGAAGGGCCATCGGGCATATTAA